The Sphingomonas sp. So64.6b genome includes a region encoding these proteins:
- a CDS encoding RNA polymerase sigma factor yields the protein MGTADALRAIETVWRIESARLIAGLARMTRDLTEAEELAQEALEAALRQWPEEGVPRNPGAWLMATGKRRAIDGFRRSRMIDEKHRKLAGEVDVLDHSVEDEIVAAIDDEIGDELLALIFIACHPVLATEARVALTLRLIGGLSTEEIASAFLTSEATVAQRIVRAKKTLAKADVAYEVPRGAERDARLSSVLEVIYLIFGEGYSPAAEDAWTRPALCEEAMRLGRILAGLTPVEAEVHGLLALMELQASRLPTRTGPDGAPILLLDQDRARWDRVLILHGLKVLAIAESLSDPAGPYTLQASIAACHARALTPDATDWERIASLYDELSRTLPSPVVDLNRAVARSMAFGPAIGLALVDELVAEGVLENYYLLFSVRGDFLAKLGRTSEAREALLKAASLARSDRETALLEARAASIA from the coding sequence ATGGGAACGGCGGATGCCTTGCGTGCGATCGAGACAGTGTGGCGGATCGAGTCCGCCAGGCTGATCGCCGGTCTGGCCCGCATGACGCGCGACCTGACTGAGGCCGAGGAACTGGCGCAGGAGGCGCTCGAAGCCGCGCTGCGGCAATGGCCGGAGGAGGGGGTGCCGCGCAATCCCGGCGCTTGGTTGATGGCCACGGGCAAGCGGCGGGCGATCGACGGATTCCGCCGGTCCCGCATGATTGACGAGAAGCACCGCAAGCTTGCGGGCGAGGTCGATGTCCTGGATCATTCCGTCGAAGACGAAATCGTGGCTGCGATCGATGACGAGATCGGCGACGAACTGCTCGCGCTCATTTTCATAGCATGTCATCCCGTGCTGGCGACCGAAGCACGCGTCGCCCTCACCTTGCGGCTGATCGGCGGCCTGTCGACCGAGGAGATCGCCAGCGCGTTCCTGACCTCCGAGGCGACCGTCGCACAACGCATCGTGCGCGCGAAGAAGACGCTGGCCAAGGCAGACGTCGCCTATGAAGTCCCGCGCGGTGCCGAGCGCGATGCCCGGCTTTCGTCGGTGCTCGAAGTCATCTATCTGATCTTCGGCGAAGGCTATTCGCCCGCGGCCGAAGATGCCTGGACACGGCCTGCGCTGTGCGAGGAAGCGATGCGGCTTGGCCGGATTCTCGCCGGCCTCACCCCCGTAGAAGCGGAAGTGCACGGCCTGCTCGCGCTGATGGAACTTCAGGCCTCACGCTTGCCGACGCGGACCGGGCCGGACGGTGCGCCGATCCTATTGCTCGATCAGGATCGCGCACGCTGGGACCGGGTACTTATCCTGCATGGGCTGAAGGTATTGGCGATCGCGGAAAGCCTTTCCGATCCGGCCGGACCCTATACTCTGCAGGCGTCGATCGCCGCCTGTCACGCGCGAGCACTGACCCCGGATGCAACTGATTGGGAACGGATCGCGTCACTCTATGACGAACTGAGCCGCACGCTGCCCTCCCCAGTGGTCGACCTCAATCGCGCCGTCGCCAGATCGATGGCGTTCGGACCGGCGATCGGACTGGCGCTGGTCGATGAGCTTGTCGCCGAAGGGGTGCTCGAAAATTATTATCTGCTGTTCAGTGTTCGAGGCGATTTCCTCGCCAAGCTGGGGCGAACGAGCGAAGCGCGCGAGGCGCTGCTCAAGGCCGCATCGCTTGCGCGTAGCGATCGCGAGACGGCATTGCTGGAGGCCCGCGCGGCGTCGATCGCTTAA
- a CDS encoding YciI family protein has protein sequence MRVMVIMKASAESEAGVMPSERLLAEMTAYNEELVKAGMMLAGEGLHPSSKGARVRFDGDKTSVLNGPFAETKELICGFWLLQVKSMDEAIEWIRRVPNPDGAHHEIEIRQVFDAADFGEAYTPELQAREEAMRDQIGNYGQ, from the coding sequence ATGCGTGTAATGGTGATCATGAAGGCGAGCGCCGAGAGCGAAGCCGGCGTCATGCCGAGTGAACGACTGCTGGCCGAGATGACCGCGTATAATGAGGAACTGGTCAAGGCCGGCATGATGCTCGCCGGCGAAGGCCTGCATCCCTCGTCGAAGGGCGCGCGGGTCCGCTTCGACGGCGACAAGACCAGCGTCCTCAACGGCCCGTTTGCCGAGACCAAGGAACTGATCTGTGGTTTCTGGCTGCTTCAGGTCAAGTCGATGGATGAAGCGATCGAGTGGATCCGTCGCGTGCCCAATCCCGATGGCGCGCATCACGAAATCGAAATCCGCCAGGTGTTCGACGCGGCCGATTTCGGCGAGGCCTACACACCCGAACTACAGGCACGAGAAGAAGCGATGCGCGATCAGATCGGCAATTACGGCCAGTAA
- a CDS encoding glutamate--cysteine ligase, with protein sequence MSTKTVSKSNAAVIESRDQLVASFAKGEKPIKDWRIGTEHEKFVYALSDHHAPSYDEPGGIKDLLDALTDYGWRPVLEGGKVIALSGADGSVSLEPAGQFELSGAPLDNLHETCAETGRHLEQVKAIGDKFGIGFLGLGMWPDKTRAELPIMPKGRYAIMLRHMPRVGSMGLDMMLRTCTIQVNLDYETEADMAKKFRVGLALQPLATALFANSPFTEGKPNGMLSYRSHIWSDTDPARTGMLPFVFEDGFGYERYTDYALDVPMYFVYRDGKYIDAAGLSFRDFLRGDLAVLPGEKPTIDDWADHLSTAFPEVRLKTFLEMRGADGGPWNKICALPALWVGLLYDNGALDAAWDVVKDWTIEERQALRDAVPKLALDAPIPGGGRLRDIAGEVLDIANAGLTARARIDSSGSNETGFLDPLREIVRSGKVPAEILLERYHGAWGGDVSKVYDEMRF encoded by the coding sequence ATGAGCACGAAGACCGTTTCAAAGAGCAACGCAGCGGTCATCGAGAGCCGCGATCAACTCGTCGCGAGTTTCGCCAAGGGTGAGAAGCCGATCAAGGATTGGCGCATCGGCACCGAGCATGAGAAGTTCGTCTATGCCCTGTCCGATCATCATGCACCGAGTTACGACGAACCGGGCGGGATCAAGGACCTGCTCGACGCACTGACCGACTATGGCTGGCGCCCGGTACTGGAGGGCGGGAAGGTCATCGCGCTGTCGGGCGCCGATGGATCGGTCAGCTTGGAGCCGGCCGGCCAGTTCGAACTGTCGGGCGCGCCGCTCGACAATCTGCACGAGACCTGCGCCGAGACCGGCCGCCATCTCGAGCAGGTCAAGGCGATCGGCGACAAGTTCGGGATCGGCTTCCTCGGCCTCGGCATGTGGCCGGACAAGACGCGCGCAGAGCTGCCGATCATGCCCAAGGGTCGTTACGCGATCATGCTGCGGCATATGCCGCGCGTTGGGTCGATGGGGCTCGACATGATGCTCCGCACCTGCACAATCCAGGTTAATCTCGACTACGAAACCGAAGCCGATATGGCGAAAAAGTTCCGCGTCGGCCTCGCTCTTCAGCCGCTCGCGACCGCGCTGTTCGCCAATTCGCCGTTCACCGAGGGCAAGCCCAACGGCATGCTGTCGTACCGCAGCCATATCTGGTCGGACACCGATCCGGCGCGTACCGGCATGCTGCCCTTCGTGTTCGAGGACGGCTTCGGCTACGAACGCTACACCGACTATGCGCTCGATGTGCCGATGTACTTCGTCTACCGCGACGGCAAATATATCGATGCGGCGGGCCTGAGTTTCCGCGACTTTCTGCGCGGCGATCTGGCGGTACTGCCGGGCGAAAAGCCGACGATCGACGATTGGGCCGATCATCTGTCGACCGCCTTTCCCGAAGTGCGCCTGAAGACCTTTCTCGAGATGCGTGGCGCCGACGGCGGACCGTGGAACAAGATTTGCGCACTGCCAGCTCTGTGGGTCGGCTTGCTCTACGACAATGGCGCGCTCGACGCGGCATGGGATGTGGTCAAGGACTGGACGATCGAGGAACGTCAGGCGCTACGCGACGCGGTGCCAAAGCTGGCACTGGATGCACCGATTCCAGGCGGCGGCAGACTGCGCGATATCGCCGGTGAGGTGCTCGACATCGCCAACGCGGGATTGACCGCCCGGGCGCGGATCGATTCATCGGGCAGCAACGAAACGGGTTTCCTCGATCCGCTGCGCGAGATCGTGCGGTCGGGCAAGGTCCCGGCTGAGATCCTGCTCGAACGCTATCATGGCGCTTGGGGCGGCGACGTCTCGAAGGTCTATGATGAGATGCGGTTTTAA